From Longimicrobium sp.:
GCGGCTACTCCATCTCGCTCTCCACGGAGAACCTGTGGAACTTCGGCGGCGTGAGGAACTTCACGGCGCTGCGCACGGACACGCGGCTGACCTTCAAGAACTACTGGGAGACGCTGCTCACCGGGTGGGTGGACCTCCGCTCGCAGAGCGACGATCTCACGCGCGGCGGACCGCTGATGGGCACGGGGCAGGCGTGGGTCACCATCGTGGACGTGTACAACAGCTCCGCGTCGCGCACCGGCCTCCGCGGTCGCATCTACTACGGCGAGAGCGAGCTGGGAGAGCGCACCTACCGCCTCCTCTCCACCTACTCGATGCGCCCCAGCCCGCGCTGGCGCTTCTCGATGACGCCCAACTACCTGCGGACGACGAACCCGCGCCAGTACATCACCACCCGCACCGGCGGCGGCGACGCGACGTACGGCAGGCGGTACGTCTTCTCCACCATCGACCGGAGCACCTTCACCACGCAGTTGCGGCTGACGTACTCGTTCACGCCTGACCTGTCCCTGGAGGGATACGCGGAGCCCTTTGCCGCCAGCGGGAGCTACCGCAACTTCGGCGAGCTCCCCACACCGCGCAGCCGCGAGCTGCGCCGGTACGGCACGGACGGCACGCGGGTAGATACGCTGGAAGACGGCACGCTGCGGGTAACCGAAGGCACCTCCACCTTCACCATCGCGCCGCGCGACTTCAACGTGCGCTCCTTTCGCAGCAACGCGGTGCTGCGCTGGGAGTGGCGGCCGGGAAGCACCCTCTTCGCGGTCTGGCAGCAGGACCGCTTCGCGCGCGAGCGGGAGGGGAGCATCGTGGGCCCCAGCGACCTGCTGGAAACGCTCAACACGGCGGGTGATAACATTCTCGCTCTAAAAGTCACTTACTGGCTGCCGGTGCGTTGATCGGCGGTCCGATTAACAAACCGTGAAACAACATCCTCACATGGAGACACAGAGGAAACAGCGAAGTAGACTGAGGATTACAACGTTTTCCTCCTTCGCTCGCTCTAACCTCTGTGTCTCTCTGTACGAGGCCATGTGCTAGGAAATTAGCGGAAGGATGAAACCCGGAGCGAAGAGCTTCGTACCTCCGCCGAGCCCCACTCACCACCTCCGAAAGGCCGAAGCATGCACCGCCGTCTGATCCTGCTCTGCGCCGCCGCCCTCCTGGCGCAACCGGCCCCCGCGCAGACCCCCGCCGACAGCACGCGCGCCAACGCGGTTCGCACGCTGCGGGCGGCCCGTGTCACCGGCAGCATCGACATCGACGGACGGCTGGACGAGGCCGCCTGGGCCGCCGCCGAGACGGCGGCAAACTTCACCCAGTCGTACCCCAAGGCGGGCGCCGCGCCCACGGAGCGCACCGAGGCGCGGGTGCTGTACTCCGACGATGCCATCTACGTGGCGATGCGGATGTACGACTCGCGCCCCGACTCCATTGCCGCGCAGCTCGCCCGGCGCGACGCGAGCGGGATCTACTCGGACTGGGTGCACGTCGCCATCGACTCGTACCACGACCGCCGCACCGGCTTCCGCTTCTCGCTGAACCCGCGCGGCGTGCAAAAGGACGTATTCCACTCCAACGACACGGGCGAGGACCTGGACTGGGACGCCGTCTGGCAGTCCGCCGCGCGCGTGGACTCGCTGGGGTGGACGGCCGAGTTCCGCATCCCGCTCTCGCAGATCCGCTTCAGCGGCTCGGAGCCGGCGGGCGGCCGGGTGTGGGGGCTGCAGCTGCAGCGCGACATCGCGCGCCGCGACGAGCGAGACTCCTGGTCCCCCTGGACGCGCACGGACGCGGGCTTCGTCTCGCGCTTCGGCGACGTCACGGGGCTCACCGGCATTCGTCCCGTGCGCCGCATGGAGCTGCTGCCGTACGTCAGCAACCGCCTCACCCGCGAGCCCGGCGACACCGAGAACCCGTTCTACTCGTCCAACGACGTGGGCCTCTCGGCGGGCGCGGACTTCAAGCTGGGGATCACCTCCGGCCTCACCCTCACCGGCACCGTCAACCCTGACTTCGGGCAGGTGGAAGTAGACCCGGCGGTGGTGAACCTGAGCGCGTTCGAGACGTTCTTCCCGGAGAAGCGCCCCTTCTTCATCGAGGGGAGCGACGTCTTCCGCTTCGGGCAGGTGGGCACCTTCAACAACTACGGCTTCCAGCAGTACTTCTATTCGCGCCGCATCGGCCGCACGCCGCAGCGCCAACTCTCCGGCAGCGAGATCCGCTTCACCGACGTACCCAGCCAGTCCACCATCCTGGGCGCGGGCAAGGTGAGCGGCAAAGTGGGTCCCTGGACGCTGGGGATCATGGACGCCGTGACCGCCGCCGAGAAGGCGCGCTTCGTCACCGAGGGCGGCGAGCGGGAGAGCGCCACGGTGGAGCCGCTGACCAACTACTTCGTCAGCCGCGTGCGGCGCGAGATGCGCGGAGGCCGCACCGTCGTGGGCGGCATGGCGACGGCCACGCACCGCGACATGAGCGACGACGCCTTCGATCCGCTCCTTCGCTCGCAGGCCTTCTTCGGCGGCGTGGACGGGGAGCACAGCTGGTCCAACCGGCTGTGGAAGGTCTCCGGCTACGTGGCCGCCACGAGCGTGGCGGGAAGCCGGGACGTGATCGAGGCGGCGCAGCGCTCCAGCGCCCGCTACTACGACCGCCCGGACGCCGACTACCTGGCGCTAGACCCCACGCGCACCTCGCTCACGGGCCACATCGCCGAGGCCGCCATCCAGCGGAGCGGCAACTGGGACCTGTCGCTGGACGTGAAGGAGATGAGCCCCGGCTTCGAGGTGAACGACCTCGGCTTCCAGGGGCGCACGGACTACCGCTCCTTCACCACCTTCCTCGGCCGCCGCGTCAACGAGGCGAAGGGGATCTTCCGCGACCACTCGTACTTCGGCTACACGTTCCACGCCTGGAACTTCGGCGGCGACGTGATCCTGAACGGCGGCGCGGTGGGCGCCAACGGCACCTTCAAGAACTTCTGGAGCGCGGGGGCCAACCTGGGCTACCGTCCCTGGACCGCCGACGACCGCCTGACGCGCGGCGGCCCCCTCTCGCGCACCCCGGGCCGCCGCGAGGTCTCCGGCTGGGTGGAGACCGACCCGCGCAAGCGCGTCTCCTTCGGCGCGAACACCGGCTACGTGCGCCGCGACGCGGGCGGCAGCTCGCGCTGGGCGGGGGTGTCGATGAGCTACCGTCCGTCGAGCGCCATCCGGCTGCGCCTGAGCCCGAACATCGAAAACGAATTCGGTACCGCGCAGTACGTCCGCACGGTAGACGACGCGCTCGCCACCGAGACGTTCGGGCGCCGCTACGTCTTCGCGGACCTGGACCAGACCACGGTGTCGATGGAGACGCGGCTGGACTGGACCTTTACCTCGCGCCTCTCGCTGCAGCTATTCGCGCAGCCCTTTGTGGCGGTGGGCGACTACACGGAGTTCAAAGAGCTCCAGCGCCCCGGCAGCTACGACTTCGGCGTGTACGGCCGTGACCAGGGCACCATCTCCCGCGGTGGGAGCTGCGCCAATCCGCTGGGCGACGGCACCAACTACCTGGTGGATCCGGACGGCGCGGGCGCGGGCGGCTGCTTCTCCTTTGGCGAGCGCGACTTCAACTCCCGCTCGCTGCGCGGCAACGCGGTGCTGCGCTGGGAGTACCGTCCCGGCTCCGCCCTGTTCTTCGTGTGGCAGCAGCAGCGCGACGGCTTCGACGCGGTGGGCGATCTCGACTTCGGCCGCGACGCCGGCGAGGTGTTCCGCGCCCCCGCGAGCAACGTGTTCGTGGTGAAGGCGACGTACTGGTTGGGGCGGTAGGCGGAAGGCCCCCTCCCCCGCTCGTCACCTCGCGGCCCCTCCCCCAATAACTACCTGGGGGAGGGGCGTACGCGTGCATCTTCGCGTCGCGTCCGGCCCCGCACCGCCGCCTGCCGTGCACGCAGATTCCCGGCCCCGCCCCGTCGCCTGCCGCGCATGCCGACCCCGTAGAGGCCGCCCACGTGGCTGCCCGTGTCCGATCCCGCTCCGCCACCGGCTTAACCGTGCGGGTCCGGATGACTGCCGCCCGCGCGAATTCCGCCCCCGAGTCCGCGCAGGCGGACTTTGTGCTGTTGTTGCCGCGAGTTCACTCGCCGGGGCAATGGTCCCCGGCAGGCCCCGGCCAGCCCCCGCAGGCTGCAGCCCATGCACGAGGCACGGGCAGATACGTGGCCCTGCCCCTACGGGTCGGTGCGGAAGGCGCGGGTCGGGGAGGGGGAGAGGGCGGGCGTGATGAATCACGCCCTGCCACAGATCCGTGCGCTGGTCCCGGGTTGACAGGAGCTGGTGTCTGCCCTAAGTTTTCCAGTCTGTCGCGCAACTTTTTGGTTCGCGGCGGCGGGGCCAGCGGCCTTCGCCAGTGTTTTTGCGTTTTCGTCTACCTTCGCATTCAAGTATGCCGACGATCAATCAGCTGGTCCGCAAGGGGCGCCAGACGCTCGTCAACAAGAGCAAGTCGCCCGCGATGCGGAACAACCCGCAGAAGCGCGGGGTCTGCACGCGCGTGTACACCACGACCCC
This genomic window contains:
- a CDS encoding DUF5916 domain-containing protein, producing the protein MHRRLILLCAAALLAQPAPAQTPADSTRANAVRTLRAARVTGSIDIDGRLDEAAWAAAETAANFTQSYPKAGAAPTERTEARVLYSDDAIYVAMRMYDSRPDSIAAQLARRDASGIYSDWVHVAIDSYHDRRTGFRFSLNPRGVQKDVFHSNDTGEDLDWDAVWQSAARVDSLGWTAEFRIPLSQIRFSGSEPAGGRVWGLQLQRDIARRDERDSWSPWTRTDAGFVSRFGDVTGLTGIRPVRRMELLPYVSNRLTREPGDTENPFYSSNDVGLSAGADFKLGITSGLTLTGTVNPDFGQVEVDPAVVNLSAFETFFPEKRPFFIEGSDVFRFGQVGTFNNYGFQQYFYSRRIGRTPQRQLSGSEIRFTDVPSQSTILGAGKVSGKVGPWTLGIMDAVTAAEKARFVTEGGERESATVEPLTNYFVSRVRREMRGGRTVVGGMATATHRDMSDDAFDPLLRSQAFFGGVDGEHSWSNRLWKVSGYVAATSVAGSRDVIEAAQRSSARYYDRPDADYLALDPTRTSLTGHIAEAAIQRSGNWDLSLDVKEMSPGFEVNDLGFQGRTDYRSFTTFLGRRVNEAKGIFRDHSYFGYTFHAWNFGGDVILNGGAVGANGTFKNFWSAGANLGYRPWTADDRLTRGGPLSRTPGRREVSGWVETDPRKRVSFGANTGYVRRDAGGSSRWAGVSMSYRPSSAIRLRLSPNIENEFGTAQYVRTVDDALATETFGRRYVFADLDQTTVSMETRLDWTFTSRLSLQLFAQPFVAVGDYTEFKELQRPGSYDFGVYGRDQGTISRGGSCANPLGDGTNYLVDPDGAGAGGCFSFGERDFNSRSLRGNAVLRWEYRPGSALFFVWQQQRDGFDAVGDLDFGRDAGEVFRAPASNVFVVKATYWLGR